In Paenibacillus algicola, a genomic segment contains:
- a CDS encoding GNAT family N-acetyltransferase, giving the protein MEHPKLFKSHLLYPEDRRIKVEGPIPAQALADLSMHPHLDAFRRPADQHEALIEIAGLPEGRIIAAIDNDTIVGYVTFHYPDELERWSQGNMEDLIELGAIEVADDYRSLGLGQHLIKTAFEDGQLEAYIVFTTEYYWHWDLQGSGLNVWDYRKMMERLMKVVDMEWYATDDPEICSHPANCLMVRIGSKVPLSSKEQFDRIRFQQRIMY; this is encoded by the coding sequence ATGGAGCATCCCAAGCTGTTCAAGTCTCATCTCTTGTATCCGGAAGATCGCCGTATAAAGGTGGAGGGTCCGATTCCTGCACAGGCTCTGGCCGATTTGAGCATGCATCCTCACCTGGATGCCTTCCGCCGCCCTGCCGATCAGCATGAAGCGCTGATTGAGATCGCCGGACTTCCCGAAGGCCGGATTATTGCAGCTATTGATAACGATACCATTGTAGGATATGTAACCTTCCACTATCCGGACGAGCTGGAACGCTGGTCACAAGGCAATATGGAAGATCTGATAGAATTAGGAGCCATCGAGGTGGCGGATGATTACCGCAGCCTGGGTCTCGGCCAGCACCTGATCAAGACCGCCTTCGAGGACGGCCAGCTGGAAGCCTATATAGTGTTTACGACGGAATACTATTGGCACTGGGACCTGCAGGGCAGCGGACTGAACGTCTGGGATTACCGCAAAATGATGGAGCGCCTCATGAAGGTGGTTGATATGGAGTGGTATGCCACTGACGATCCCGAAATTTGCTCCCATCCGGCTAATTGTCTCATGGTTCGCATTGGCAGCAAGGTTCCACTCTCGTCGAAGGAGCAGTTTGACCGCATTCGTTTTCAGCAGCGCATTATGTATTGA
- the acsA gene encoding acetate--CoA ligase has product MNHTHKEVLASEVTHSNLSHYEQAVERFSWKEIESHFTWYDTGKVNMAYEAIDRHVAEGLGDKTALLYSDSSREEAVTFAQMKEQSDKFGNVLRKYGIGKGDRVFIFMPRSPELYVSLLGTLKVGAVVGPLFEAFMETAVKDRLEDSGAVALITTPALLPRVKREELPLLKHLILVGEDIPEGEGLLNYQKEMEQASTDLQIEWLDREDGMIMHYTSGSTGKPKGVYHVQNAMIQHYYTGKVVLDLREDDVYWCTADPGWVTGTSYGIFAPWLNGVTNVIRGGRFSPQDWYNTLAKNKVTVWYSAPTAFRMLMGAGSDMISEYDLSHLRHVLSVGEPLNPEVVRWGHKAYGQRIHDTWWMTETGGQLICNYPGMAIKPGSMGRPIPGVKAAILDDQGREVPPNTMGNLAIQTPWPSMMRQIWNNPAKYEEYFRIPGWYISGDSAYMDEEGYFWFQGRIDDVINSSGERIGPFEVESKLVEHPAVAEAGVIGKPDVTRGEIIKAFISLREGYEPSQELKDDIYRFVKEGLSAHAAPREIEFKDKLPKTRSGKIMRRVLKAWELDLPTGDLSTIED; this is encoded by the coding sequence ATGAATCACACGCACAAGGAAGTACTAGCTAGTGAGGTTACCCATTCCAATCTGAGTCACTATGAACAGGCTGTAGAGCGATTTTCGTGGAAAGAAATTGAGAGCCATTTCACCTGGTATGATACCGGGAAGGTGAACATGGCTTATGAAGCCATAGACCGCCATGTAGCAGAAGGCCTTGGGGACAAAACTGCGCTCCTGTACAGCGATAGCAGCAGAGAAGAAGCCGTCACCTTCGCACAGATGAAGGAGCAATCCGACAAGTTCGGCAATGTGCTGCGTAAATACGGTATTGGCAAGGGAGACCGCGTGTTTATTTTTATGCCGCGCAGTCCGGAGCTTTATGTTAGTCTGCTGGGCACGCTGAAGGTAGGGGCTGTGGTAGGTCCGCTGTTTGAGGCCTTTATGGAGACCGCTGTCAAGGACCGCCTGGAGGACAGTGGAGCGGTTGCGTTGATCACAACACCAGCCTTGCTGCCACGAGTCAAGCGGGAGGAGCTGCCGCTGCTCAAGCATCTGATTCTGGTGGGAGAGGACATTCCAGAGGGTGAAGGGCTGCTAAACTATCAGAAGGAGATGGAGCAGGCCTCAACCGACCTTCAGATTGAATGGCTGGATCGGGAAGACGGCATGATTATGCATTATACCTCCGGCTCAACGGGCAAGCCGAAGGGAGTATATCACGTACAGAATGCTATGATTCAGCATTATTATACCGGCAAGGTTGTTCTGGATCTGCGGGAGGATGATGTGTACTGGTGCACCGCTGACCCTGGATGGGTTACAGGCACTTCTTACGGGATTTTTGCACCTTGGTTAAATGGCGTGACCAATGTGATCCGCGGCGGACGCTTCAGTCCCCAGGATTGGTACAACACCTTGGCTAAGAACAAGGTAACGGTATGGTACAGTGCACCGACGGCCTTCCGAATGCTGATGGGAGCCGGCTCAGATATGATCAGCGAATATGACCTGAGTCATCTGCGCCATGTCTTGTCGGTGGGAGAGCCGCTCAATCCGGAGGTTGTCCGCTGGGGACATAAGGCGTATGGACAGCGGATTCACGATACCTGGTGGATGACCGAGACCGGTGGGCAGCTCATTTGCAATTATCCGGGGATGGCCATTAAGCCTGGCTCTATGGGACGTCCGATTCCAGGTGTCAAGGCTGCGATACTGGATGATCAGGGCCGGGAGGTTCCGCCGAACACGATGGGCAATCTGGCCATTCAGACTCCTTGGCCATCTATGATGCGGCAGATCTGGAACAATCCGGCGAAGTATGAGGAGTATTTCCGAATCCCGGGTTGGTACATTTCCGGAGATTCGGCGTATATGGATGAAGAGGGCTACTTCTGGTTTCAAGGCCGGATTGATGATGTTATTAACTCGTCCGGAGAACGCATTGGTCCCTTTGAAGTGGAGAGCAAGCTGGTAGAGCACCCGGCGGTGGCCGAGGCCGGCGTCATCGGGAAGCCGGATGTGACCCGGGGCGAGATTATTAAAGCGTTCATCTCGCTGCGTGAAGGCTATGAGCCATCCCAGGAGCTCAAGGATGACATTTATCGCTTCGTCAAGGAAGGGCTGTCGGCACATGCTGCACCGAGAGAGATCGAATTCAAGGATAAGCTGCCGAAGACCCGTTCCGGCAAGATTATGCGGCGGGTATTGAAGGCATGGGAGCTGGATCTCCCGACCGGCGATCTGTCCACGATCGAAGATTAA
- a CDS encoding transglycosylase domain-containing protein produces MVEEKKQKPEKDRPPKRSIGRRIGSVIGWLFVVGLMGMLFAGGAVFGYVTSIVKDDPVRSRDLIEQQMGLNAITGFAYFGDGSPIGQLRTEEDRRPVEFEEIPQIVIDAVVAIEDNRFFTHEGVDLKGTTRAVKQRLLNEPVQTGGSTLTQQLARQVFLSRDRTANRKVKEILLALRLERYMTKNEIITAYLNKVPYGNGSNGYNVFGIKAAAKGIFNMNDLSKLNIAQAAYLAGLPQLPSAYSAFDGTGQFNEDAFNRALKRQGLVLERMLEEGVITAQQYEEAQQFDIKASLAPRLQKAYVTYPYLMMEVERKASDVIMSMNYPDVDLSQVSSDQLNQMMDEAREQLSTGGYRVYTTIDRTLYGALRKIADNDDNFYPDDEEKGQELTAAMVIDNDTGAILSMIEGRDFQTEQTNLATQMRRQPGSAMKPIAAYLPALESGQVQPASIVDDSPIILKDGSKGFHIPMNVYDKYKGLMTAREALNDSTNTVALKLFNEAIGIDKAWDFAKKLGITTLTDKDNAAATGVLGGLQYGVTVEELTNAYSSIGNQGKFNDAYMISKILDSRGNIVYQHEVKPVKVYSEQTAYLMTDMMRTVITEGSGSTVLKNYKHFNSIPIAGKTGSSQNYADSWFVGFSPDITVGVWVGYDLQVNTLDQPQRTHAQNIWSQIMNESINLKPKLFENKEFKQPEGIVTQTVSFYSGKLPSALTDRYVTDLFNAKFVPKEQDDAVEQAKFITYRGANYIAREGTPDDFLSTRTVIRREKPISELVQELENALEVMTGDHPPLSYYIPEDASKDMPTKVDPRVDDGSAPTPAKNARYSTSNGQAVISFTPSGSPDVVGYRLYRSSNGGAFLQTGQVVSSDGPNYIVSSSGSNVQYYVVAVDVAGRTSVPSDAVGPSYTPPAPEPVTPDPPQQPQNPDYDNSAPEDGVTEEPEGPQEPQGPSSIPSEPRKLSVQATSNGFRATWAANPADEQVQRYQVYFSPNSNGVFQMIGSSQGTEFTLRVDEPINGTFRVTAINEQGESSASATVKFEKP; encoded by the coding sequence ATGGTTGAGGAGAAAAAACAGAAGCCTGAGAAAGATCGTCCTCCCAAACGATCCATTGGACGCAGAATCGGGAGCGTGATCGGCTGGCTTTTTGTCGTAGGTCTCATGGGCATGCTGTTTGCGGGAGGGGCTGTGTTCGGCTACGTAACCTCCATTGTCAAGGATGATCCTGTCAGATCCCGGGACCTGATTGAGCAGCAAATGGGACTCAACGCCATCACCGGCTTCGCCTATTTTGGAGACGGCTCACCCATTGGCCAGCTTCGGACTGAAGAAGACCGGCGGCCGGTGGAGTTTGAAGAAATACCGCAAATTGTGATTGATGCCGTAGTAGCTATAGAAGACAACCGCTTCTTCACCCATGAAGGTGTGGACCTGAAAGGTACGACCCGCGCGGTAAAGCAGCGCCTGCTGAATGAGCCGGTGCAGACCGGAGGCAGCACGCTCACGCAGCAGCTGGCCAGACAGGTATTCTTGAGCAGGGACCGCACCGCCAACCGGAAGGTTAAGGAAATTTTGCTTGCCTTGCGCCTGGAGCGGTATATGACCAAGAACGAAATTATTACGGCTTATTTGAACAAGGTTCCGTACGGCAACGGCTCGAACGGCTATAATGTGTTCGGAATCAAGGCAGCAGCAAAAGGGATTTTTAACATGAATGATCTCAGCAAGCTGAATATCGCTCAGGCTGCCTATTTGGCCGGTCTGCCCCAGCTCCCGTCCGCCTATTCCGCTTTCGATGGAACCGGGCAGTTTAATGAGGACGCCTTTAACCGCGCCCTGAAGCGTCAGGGGCTGGTGCTGGAGCGTATGCTGGAGGAGGGCGTCATTACAGCGCAGCAATACGAGGAAGCACAGCAGTTTGATATTAAAGCCTCGCTTGCTCCCCGGCTGCAGAAGGCTTATGTCACCTATCCTTATCTGATGATGGAGGTTGAGCGCAAGGCATCCGATGTCATCATGAGCATGAACTACCCCGATGTTGATCTCAGCCAGGTCAGCTCAGATCAGCTGAATCAGATGATGGACGAAGCCCGGGAGCAGCTCAGCACGGGCGGCTACCGTGTCTATACGACCATTGACCGCACCCTGTACGGAGCCCTGCGGAAGATCGCGGATAACGATGACAACTTCTATCCGGACGATGAGGAGAAGGGTCAGGAGTTGACTGCGGCTATGGTTATCGACAATGATACGGGCGCCATCCTCAGCATGATTGAAGGCCGTGATTTTCAAACGGAGCAGACGAATCTGGCCACACAAATGCGGCGGCAGCCCGGCTCCGCCATGAAGCCGATTGCGGCGTATTTGCCGGCTCTGGAATCCGGTCAAGTTCAGCCCGCTAGCATAGTGGATGACTCTCCGATTATCCTGAAGGATGGCAGCAAGGGCTTTCATATTCCGATGAACGTATATGATAAATATAAAGGACTGATGACTGCACGCGAAGCCCTCAATGACTCCACCAATACTGTGGCGCTGAAGCTTTTTAATGAAGCCATTGGAATTGATAAGGCATGGGACTTTGCGAAAAAGCTCGGTATTACGACACTGACTGACAAAGATAACGCCGCGGCTACCGGAGTACTCGGCGGGCTGCAGTATGGTGTAACGGTAGAAGAACTGACGAATGCCTACAGCTCGATCGGCAATCAGGGAAAATTCAACGATGCCTACATGATCAGCAAGATCCTGGATTCCCGCGGCAATATTGTATATCAGCACGAAGTGAAGCCCGTGAAGGTATATTCAGAGCAGACCGCCTATCTTATGACAGATATGATGCGAACGGTCATTACTGAAGGGTCTGGCAGTACGGTTCTTAAAAATTACAAGCATTTCAACAGTATTCCCATTGCCGGCAAAACGGGCTCTAGCCAAAACTATGCCGACAGCTGGTTCGTTGGCTTCTCGCCCGACATTACAGTCGGCGTATGGGTTGGCTATGATCTGCAGGTGAATACATTGGACCAACCGCAGCGGACTCATGCTCAAAATATCTGGTCCCAAATTATGAATGAGAGCATCAATCTTAAACCGAAGCTGTTTGAGAACAAGGAATTCAAGCAGCCGGAGGGCATTGTTACCCAGACCGTGTCTTTCTACAGCGGCAAGCTTCCTTCGGCTCTGACCGACCGCTATGTCACGGATCTGTTCAATGCCAAGTTTGTGCCGAAAGAGCAGGATGATGCTGTGGAGCAAGCTAAATTCATCACCTACCGGGGCGCCAATTATATCGCCAGAGAAGGAACACCTGACGATTTCCTTAGCACCCGTACCGTCATCCGGCGCGAGAAGCCGATCAGCGAGCTGGTTCAGGAGCTGGAGAACGCCTTGGAGGTCATGACTGGCGATCATCCGCCATTATCCTATTACATTCCGGAGGATGCAAGCAAGGATATGCCGACCAAGGTGGATCCTCGGGTAGATGACGGCAGCGCGCCAACTCCGGCGAAGAATGCTCGATATTCTACAAGCAACGGCCAGGCTGTGATTAGCTTTACACCAAGCGGATCACCGGACGTAGTCGGGTATCGGCTGTACCGTTCTTCTAACGGAGGTGCTTTTCTACAGACCGGTCAGGTTGTGTCTAGTGACGGACCGAATTATATCGTGTCCTCGTCCGGATCGAACGTTCAGTACTATGTTGTTGCAGTGGATGTAGCAGGCAGAACGTCGGTTCCAAGTGATGCCGTCGGTCCATCATACACACCACCGGCTCCGGAACCGGTCACTCCGGATCCGCCGCAGCAGCCTCAGAATCCAGACTATGATAACAGCGCTCCGGAGGATGGCGTGACCGAGGAGCCTGAGGGTCCTCAGGAGCCTCAGGGCCCTTCCTCGATACCTTCTGAGCCAAGAAAACTGTCCGTTCAAGCGACGTCTAACGGCTTCAGAGCCACCTGGGCGGCGAACCCGGCTGATGAACAGGTGCAGCGTTATCAGGTATATTTCAGCCCGAATAGCAATGGCGTCTTCCAGATGATTGGCTCAAGCCAAGGCACGGAATTTACACTGCGTGTCGATGAACCGATCAACGGTACCTTCCGGGTGACCGCCATCAATGAACAGGGAGAATCCTCAGCTTCTGCGACAGTTAAGTTCGAGAAGCCTTAA